The sequence TGGATTGCTGGAGGTGCTTACTTCTTTGCCGCGGCCGCGCCATTGTCGCCGATGAATGCGGCGAGCAGGTCATCGTGCGGACGGGCGAGAATGTGGGAACTGACGAGTTCGCCGACCTTCGCCGCCGCCTTGGAACCCGCGTCCACAGCGGCTTTCACGCTGCCGACGTCTCCCCTGCAGAGAACGGTGATCAGTCCGCCGCCGATGGGAATGGTTTTGACGAGACTGACGTTGGCGGCTTTCACCATCGCATCACTGGCTTCGATGCTGCCGACGTAGCCCTTGGTTTCGATCATGCCTAGTGCTTCGCTCATAGAATATGTGTGGTTAACGGAATTATTTGATCAGCTCTACCGGCGTGTCCGGTTGCAGGTTGCACGCGTTGCCTTCGTCGGTGTCGATATGCACCTCCAGCTTGAAACTCTTGTCGACGCGGCAAAGCATCTTGTCCAGCGTGATGGCGCACGGGCCGCCAATCTTCAGTTTCATTTCGTCGCCCGCCTTGACGCCGTAAAAGTTCGCATCGTCGGGAGACATATGCACGTGCCGCAACGCGCGGATGACGCCTTCCTGCATTTCAAAAAATCCTTCCGGACCCATCAGCATGCAGCCGAGGGTGCCCTTGATGTCGCCCGAGCTGCGCAGCGGGAGGTCGAATCCAAGCGCGATGCCGTCGGTATAGGAAAGCTCCACCTGATTCAACGTTCGGCAGGGTCCAAGAATGCGCAGGTTGGAAATGACCCGGCTGCGCGGCCCAATCAACGTGAGCGTCTCCTTCGCGGCGAACTGCCCGTCCTGGTAGAGCCATTTGTGAACGGTGAGTTGATGGCCCTTGCCGAACAGCAGTTCGACGGCTTCCTGCGTCAGATGACAGTGCCGAGCACTAATGTTCACCAACAACGGATTGGGCGCGGTCGCGGTGGCCGGAAGCGGCTTGCCAAGCCGCCGATAAACCGCCTGCCGAACCAGATGTTCCACTGCCGACCGATGCAACGTTGGGCTGGGTGCCGCCATAACAATGGCCGAACTCTGCCAAGTTTCGTCACGGAGTCAACAAAAATGTTGCAATATCTTCCAATTTCTACCAACATCTTGATCGATGCAGGCTGAAGAACGTCAAAAGAGGATCGAAAACTACCTTACAAAAGTGGAGTTTGCGTCGCTGGAGGAATTGGCAAACCACGTAGACGCCTCAGTATCAACGGTTCGAAGAGATTTAACGATTCTGGAAGCTACTGGAAGCCTCAAACGCACTCACGGTGGAGCCCGACTGCTCACACCGTCGACGGATGAGTTTGCGTTTTCAGCGCGGGATACACAACAACTCTCGGAGAAGGAAGCAATTGGAAAAGCCTGCGCGGCTCTCGTCCAACCCAACCAAAGCGTGATCATCGACGCCGGCACGACCGTGTATCACGCCGCCCGTTATCTCGAGGAAAAGACACCGCACATCATCACCAATTCCCTGCCCGTCGCGAATCTCTTCGCCGCATCGATCCGCCTCGAGGTGGTGCTTTCCGGCGGTGTGATTTATCCACGACTTGGCGTCTTGGTGGGACCACTCGCGGTCGACGCATTCACACGGATTCACGCCGACGTCGCGATCATGAGCGGCGGCGGGATTGCGTTGGAAGGGATCAGCAACTCGCACGGTTTGTTGATCGACATCCAGCGCGCCATGATCAATGCCGCGCAGAAAGTCATCTTCTGTTTCGACCACACAAAGTTTGGCCGTCAGTCCGTGCTCGCGTTGTGCGGCCTCGAGTGCATAGACACGATCGTGACGGACAAGGCCGCGCCGATGGAACTCGTCGAACAATTCCGTGCGCGTGACATCGAAGTTGTCGTAGCGCCCTGAACTCTCAAATTTGAAATCCCAAATCCGAGATTTCCGCCTATTGCATTCCGATATGCTTGAAGAACGGTTCCAGCGAACGGGGCCGGCCGAGGAATTTCTCAATCGAAATGTTCACGTCGCGTGAATCGCCGGGTTCATAAATCTCACGGCGCAGGCGCATTCCGATTTCCTTGTCGTGATATCCGTTCGGCGCCTTCTCAAACACTGTTGCCATGTCCGCAGAGATCGCGTCGGCCCACGCGTAACCATAATATCCCGCGCTATAGCCAATGATGTGCCCGAAATACGTGACAAACGCGGTGTCGGACGGCATCGGCAAAAAGACTTCGCTCAGCTTCTGATTGGAAAGGGCGAG is a genomic window of Verrucomicrobiia bacterium containing:
- a CDS encoding BMC domain-containing protein yields the protein MSEALGMIETKGYVGSIEASDAMVKAANVSLVKTIPIGGGLITVLCRGDVGSVKAAVDAGSKAAAKVGELVSSHILARPHDDLLAAFIGDNGAAAAKK
- a CDS encoding phosphate propanoyltransferase, whose translation is MAAPSPTLHRSAVEHLVRQAVYRRLGKPLPATATAPNPLLVNISARHCHLTQEAVELLFGKGHQLTVHKWLYQDGQFAAKETLTLIGPRSRVISNLRILGPCRTLNQVELSYTDGIALGFDLPLRSSGDIKGTLGCMLMGPEGFFEMQEGVIRALRHVHMSPDDANFYGVKAGDEMKLKIGGPCAITLDKMLCRVDKSFKLEVHIDTDEGNACNLQPDTPVELIK
- a CDS encoding DeoR/GlpR family DNA-binding transcription regulator, which encodes MQAEERQKRIENYLTKVEFASLEELANHVDASVSTVRRDLTILEATGSLKRTHGGARLLTPSTDEFAFSARDTQQLSEKEAIGKACAALVQPNQSVIIDAGTTVYHAARYLEEKTPHIITNSLPVANLFAASIRLEVVLSGGVIYPRLGVLVGPLAVDAFTRIHADVAIMSGGGIALEGISNSHGLLIDIQRAMINAAQKVIFCFDHTKFGRQSVLALCGLECIDTIVTDKAAPMELVEQFRARDIEVVVAP